The Microcoleus sp. FACHB-672 genomic interval CCATTAATGACGTTTTGCCCATTTGCCTAGGTGCTTTAATCCGAATTAAACATCCGGGTTGCAAAATTTCTTTATAACATTGCGTTTCACAGGGAACGCGCTCAACGTAAAATGCAGAAGCAAGACGCACTTGACCACTTGGTAACTCAGGTTCGGCAACCGGCGAGGGTGGAGCATTCGGGTTGAGGGATGGGGAGGTGGAAATTGAGGAACTGCCGACACTTTCCCACTCTTCAATTTTATCCGGTTGTCCCTTTTCAACACCCTCTGCCAATTGCTTGAGAACGTCTCCTACGATCCTAGGAGTGTCTGTCGGCGAAACCCACTCACTCTGCACAGTTCCGTGTAAGTAGCTTTGCAAGTCGTGATTTAGCGACAAATTGGGAGGAAAATTAATCCGAATCGGTATCACAACAGGCTTGCTATTGTGGCGAGAGTCCCGCAACTGTCGCGCCCGCTGCAACTCTTCAATTACCATTTCACTCACGGCTGCTTGTGGGGAAAGTAGTAGTAAAAAACAGTCACAATCTTTGAGTTGTGAGTCAAGCTGAGAAAGCCAATCTTGTGCCGGCTGAATAGAACCGGGAGAACCCACTCCTAAATTCGTAGTAAATGCTTTATGTCCAGCCGCTGAGATCGCTTCACAAAATTGCGCCGCTAAAGACGAATCTGGTTCTTGGCTGCGATAGCTGATAAAAACTTTTTTAACCGCCAGACTAGCGGGTTTTCCTTGTCGCTCGATGGCTCTTTCAAGCGCTCCTTTTACCTTTTTTTTGGTAACTTTTTCTCCTAAAACGTCAGAAAGCTTTTGCCATAACTTATAACCAACATATTTTTCTATATATTCAGGGTTAACTGGGTAAATTTCCTCATACGTTTGTCCTTGCCAAGAGCCGGTGAACACTTCTCTTTCTAGATCGTTGAGGTGCTTGCCGGTGCTGGCATAAATTAAGTTATCTGCAAATTCTAAGGCTTCTTTACAATCCATATTGCCGGCTGAATTGAAGAATTTATTAATCTAAATTATAGAATTCACGTCATCCATCAGGCAAGGTAAAGAGCGAGTGACAGTGGGGCTTTTCCGTTTCAGTTTTGTCTGACTCTGTCTAGATCGCGCTCCGCAAGGTTGCTGAGCCTTGGCGCTTGCCGGTTGTACCGCGATTTTAAACCCTGCTTCAAAGATACTGCTTATTTAACTCAAACAGAGGTTTTTTGGTAATTTCACAAGTTTTTATGAGGTTTTATGAGGTTTTACGGAGTGAAAGCAAAAGGTAGAAAATTTTCTTGCCTAAAATTCTGAGATTTTCTGGTTACAATCTTGTGAACTCTGAACCATACTAAACAAAGTAGGAAAGCCAGATTCCGGAGTTAAAAAATGAAGAAGTGCTAAAAAAAGAGCAATAAGGGTGTGTTGAAATTAGGCGTTCAGGTTGCTGTTTATTCAGAGTTATAAAGATGTTTAATCCCACAGACGTACTTATTAAAACTTTCGCAGAAAGCTTACAAACTTGCTACCGTAAAACTTACGGAAATCTTAAGCCGAAGTATGCTGAAATGCTCGGCTGGGTTGCCAGTCTCGCTTTAGAAAACATTGCCAATAGCAACGCCCTTTATCATAACGTTGAACACACCGTTATTGTTACCCTGGTAGGGCAAGAAATCTTACGAGGCAAGCAGCTTCGGGAAGGAAATGTTTCCTGTGAAGACTGGTTGCACGCGATTATTTCTTTATTGTGCCATGATATTGGCTACGTTAAGGGGCTTTGCCGGCAAGACAGAAGCAAAGAAAGATTATTTGCAACCGGCGTAGGCGATGGCATGATTTCTCTGCCTCCGAGTTCAACAGATGCCAGTCTCACTCCCTATCATGTAGATCGGGGAAAACTGTTTATCGAGGAGCATTTTTCTGGGCACGATTTCATTGATGTTGAAGTCATTAAGCGTAATATTGAGCTGACGCGCTTTCCCGTGCCCAACGATGCAGATCATAAAGATACCATTGACTTTCCAGGCTTAGTTCGGGCAGCCGATCTCATCGGGCAGTTGAGTGATCCGCGCTATTTAGACAAATTGCCGGCACTCTTTTATGAATTTGAAGAAATCGGCACTAATAAAATCTTGGGTTATCGCCATCCTGGGGACTTGCGTGCCGGCTTTCCTAACTTTTTCTGGAATGTAGTGGATTCTTACATTCAAGAGGGAGTGCATCATTTAGAGGCAACCTATGCCGGCAAACAAATTATTGCCAGCTTAAGAATGAATGTGTTTGTCGTTGAATATGAACTGCTGTTAAATAATCTTCAGATGTCATTCGCCCCACAAGAGACATTAAGGGGTTTTGCGGAACAAGAGGGCAGGCACCGCTTGGGGGAGACTAGCTTATCTTGTGAACAGCGACGGGAACATCCCATTTTTGTAAATAGGTAGTGCCGGCATCTTGCCCGCTTGTCCTAATCTCAGCAAATGTTAGTTGAGTTTTAAACCCAATGTTTTAAATTAGTGCCGGTGTTGCGCTACCCAACCCATCTATCGCCTTCTTTTGTGAAATTGGAATGACAAAATAACTGTTTAAGCTTGAAAGCTT includes:
- a CDS encoding Npun_R2479 family HD domain-containing metalloprotein; translated protein: MFNPTDVLIKTFAESLQTCYRKTYGNLKPKYAEMLGWVASLALENIANSNALYHNVEHTVIVTLVGQEILRGKQLREGNVSCEDWLHAIISLLCHDIGYVKGLCRQDRSKERLFATGVGDGMISLPPSSTDASLTPYHVDRGKLFIEEHFSGHDFIDVEVIKRNIELTRFPVPNDADHKDTIDFPGLVRAADLIGQLSDPRYLDKLPALFYEFEEIGTNKILGYRHPGDLRAGFPNFFWNVVDSYIQEGVHHLEATYAGKQIIASLRMNVFVVEYELLLNNLQMSFAPQETLRGFAEQEGRHRLGETSLSCEQRREHPIFVNR
- a CDS encoding AAA-like domain-containing protein, giving the protein MDCKEALEFADNLIYASTGKHLNDLEREVFTGSWQGQTYEEIYPVNPEYIEKYVGYKLWQKLSDVLGEKVTKKKVKGALERAIERQGKPASLAVKKVFISYRSQEPDSSLAAQFCEAISAAGHKAFTTNLGVGSPGSIQPAQDWLSQLDSQLKDCDCFLLLLSPQAAVSEMVIEELQRARQLRDSRHNSKPVVIPIRINFPPNLSLNHDLQSYLHGTVQSEWVSPTDTPRIVGDVLKQLAEGVEKGQPDKIEEWESVGSSSISTSPSLNPNAPPSPVAEPELPSGQVRLASAFYVERVPCETQCYKEILQPGCLIRIKAPRQMGKTSLMARILYQAKEQGYRTVPLSFQHADTAVFTNLKELLQWFCGKISRKLRLPYQVDDYWSDTYGSKDNCTAFFEDCLLPETDSPLVLGLDEIDRVFHYPKIADDFFGLLRAWYEEAGYGANDGYVWEKLRLVVVHSTEVYIPLDINQSPFNVGLPIELSEFSADQVFDLACRHGLNWGESEVKQLMTIVGGHPYLVRLALYHIAGQQLTLTQLAEIAPTEAGIYGDHLRRHLWNLQQHPNLAAAFAKVVVTNEPIELESVPAFKLHSLGLVQLRGNEVTPRFDLYRQYFRDRLNKISSS